Proteins encoded within one genomic window of Panicum virgatum strain AP13 chromosome 1N, P.virgatum_v5, whole genome shotgun sequence:
- the LOC120656010 gene encoding uncharacterized protein LOC120656010: MLMMLFFCGYFPSQQPSSKLLSSLPPDGPSDHNEQRLDALKRIVNKGLKDRLAKHGKQPLPDTNIEAQPVRDDELHHRFNFFSNSPDEALQKVLQQLSDAVPNAPVAPGELHDKEAQGDHTDAPATLDCPEMSTSFSHMLGSDISSHKSRNLYPPSVSSGSRSSKTISMMDAPAPSFRLLEEFDDNDNFIDDPRKRRAAGLPCDGNTIYDDPTCVPYHDEEHTVPNSEIPAPTHSTSHCKLAHTPSIADEPPGDGINADHHQDSPVFDRTPDANYDSSREAIPLAAVEIQGRLILLSPQESPATPEVQITRFKNFNASCGTMAKEVDDIYNASCSKVTKEVDDINNDPGISCFKKCEMIGFNLGSSSAGKQPRRPRRIIQPNSYYRNFQTNKCNTRFIVSPQDLLAYECILFYGSHREYASTEVINYDNVRVSYQQLATLRRS; this comes from the exons ATGCTGATGATGTTATTTTTCTGTGGGTACTTTCCTTCGCAACAACCATCTTCAAAGTTGTTGTCTTCATTACCGCCTGATGGGCCTTCTGATCATAACGAACAGAGACTTGATGCTTTAAAG CGGATTGTAAACAAGGGTTTGAAGGATCGATTGGCCAAACATGGGAAGCAGCCCCTACCTGACACCAATATTGAAGCACAGCCTGTTCGTGATGATGAATTGCATCACAGGTTCAATTTTTTCAGCAACAGTCCAGATGAAGCCCTTCAAAAAGTTCTGCAACAACTTTCAGATGCAGTTCCAAAT GCTCCTGTCGCTCCTGGGGAATTACATGATAAGGAAGCTCAAGGTGATCACACTGATGCACCAGCAACACTAGATTGTCCAGAGATGAGCACTAGCTTCAGTCATATGCTAGGTTCAGATATATCCAGTCACAAATCAAGGAACTTATATCCTCCTTCT GTTAGCTCGGGTTCTAGATCTTCAAAAACTATCAGTATGATGGACGCTCCTGCTCCATCCTTCCGTCTGCTTGAAGAATTTGATGACAATGATAATTTCATTGACGATCCACGCAAACGTAGAGCTGCTGGCTTACCTTGCGATGGGAATACAATCTATGATGATCCCACATGTGTGCCATATCATGATGAG GAGCACACTGTGCCAAACTCTGAAATTCCAGCTCCCACCCACAGCACAAGCCATTGTAAGCTCGCACACACCCCAAGTATTGCCGATGAGCCACCAGGTGACGGCATCAATGCTGATCATCATCAGGATAGCCCTGTTTTCGATAGAACACCAGACGCAAATTATGACTCGTCACGCGAAGCAATTCCACTGGCAGCTGTTGAAATTCAAGGCCGTCTTATATTACTA AGCCCCCAAGAATCACCTGCAACCCCTGAAGTTCAAATTACTAGATTCAAGAATTTCAATGCTTCCTGCGGCACAATGGCCAAAGAAGTTGACGATATCTACAATGCTTCTTGCAGCAAAGTTACCAAAGAGGTTGATGATATAAACAATGATCCAGGGATCTCATGTTTCAAAAAATGTGAAATGATTGGATTCAATCTTGGTAGTTCTTCAGCAGGAAAGCAGCCAAGGCGCCCCCGACGTATAATACAACCCAATTCTTATTACAGAAACTTTCAAACCAATAAGTGCAATACAAGATTCATTGTTTCACCTCAAGACTTACTAGCCTATGAATGCATCCTTTTTTATGGGTCTCACCGAGAGTATGCAAG CACTGAAGTAATCAATTATGACAATGTTCGTGTTAGTTATCAGCAGCTAGCAACATTGAGGCGTTCTTAA